CGCCTTCGCCATCCGCCCGATCAGCTCTTCCGCGGTCTCGATTGCAGTCATTCCACCCATGGCCGCCGCCTAGCAAAGCACGGCCCGTCTCGCATCCGCAAAGTGGTGCTGATAGGAAAGCGCGAATGACGGGGGAAATCGAAGCAGTCGGCGATCTCGCCACCGGCTCGCTCACCGCGTGCGCGGTCGAGCAGGCGCATGGCCATGGGGAAGAGCGCCATGCCGCGCACAGCCTGTGCCTCAACTGCGGCACGACGTTGCTCGGTCCGCACTGCCACAACTGCGGCCAGGCGGCGCATATCCACCGTTCGCTCGGCGCGATCGGGCATGAGCTGGCACACGGCGTGTTCCATTTCGAGGGCAAGATCTTCCGCACGCTGCCGCTGCTCGCGTGGCGCCCCGGCGAACTCACCCGGCGCTACATCGCCGGCGAGCGCGCGCGCTTCGTTTCGCCGCTGGCGCTGTTCCTGTTCTCGGTGTTCCTGATGTTCGCGGTGATCAGCGCGCTGGGCGCCGGGCTGCATATGCCGGAGATCGATGCCGAGGCGGAGGCGCGCACGGAGACGGAGTTCGCCCGCCAGATCGCGACGGCGGATGCAGAGATCGCCGCCAACCGGGCGGCACGCGCCGAGGCCGATCGCACCGGCAAGCCCGTCGCTCCGATCGATGCGCAGGCAAGGCAACTGAGGGATGTTCGCGCCGCCCTCATCACCTCGCGCGACCGGATGACCGAGAGCGGCGACGCCTTGTCGCTCAACATCAGGACGGGGTGGAAAAAGCTCGACAAGGGCATCGCCAAGGCCTCCGCGAATCCCAACCTGACGCTCTACAAGATCCAGTCGAGCGCCTATAAATTCTCCTGGGCGCTGATCCCGATCTCGGTGCCGTTCCTGGCGCTGCTCTTCCTGTGGCGGCGCGGCCACCACATCTACGACCATGCGATCTTCGTCACCTATTCGCTGTCGTTCATGACGCTGTTGGCGATCGCGCTGACGCTCGTGGGCTCGATCGCGATGCGCCTCGGCCGCGCCACCGACCTGATCGAGCTGGCCGCCATGGTGATCCCACCGATCCACATCTATCGCCAGCTCCGCGGCGCCTATCTTCTCCGCCGCTTCAGCGCGATCTGGCGGACGGTGGCGCTGACCATCTTCTGCCTGCTCGCCGCGCTGATCTTCGTGCTGCTGCTGCTCGGGATGGGGCTGCTGGGCTGAACCCCCACCCCTTTTCATTGACATTTGACCAGTTTCGCTGCTAGCGGCCCGACTTTCCATCCATTCACGAGTCTGGAGCCGCTGATGGCGCGCGTCACCGTCGAAGATTGTGTCGACAAAGTTCCCAACCGGTTCGACCTCGTCCTGTTCGCGGCGCAGCGCGCGCGGCAGATCTCGGGCGGCGCCGATCTGACCCTCGATCGCGATCGCGACAAAAACCCGGTCGTGGCCCTTCGCGAGATCGCGGAAGAGACCGTCCATCCTGCCGAGCTGTCCGATTCGGTGGTCAGTTCGCTGCAGCGCGTGCAGGTCGACGACGACGATACGCCGGATGAAGTCGGCTCGCTGTCGGCCTCGGCGGAAGCGCTGCGGCTCACCGCCGCCGCGCCGCCGCGCAACCAGAATCTGGGCGCCGACTACGACGGCTGAGTGCCGGAACCGGCTCAAGCCGGTCTGATACTTTGACATATTGCTAAGCCTCCGCATCGCTGCCACACGCGGCAGCATGCGGGGGCTTTGGCTTTTTCGGACGACCAGGGGCGGCACCCTCGCGCTGCTGCTGGTGGCGTGCGCGCTGCTGCTGCGCATCGCGATTCCCGCCGGCTGGATGCCGTCCACGGGCGCCGATGGCCTCATTCGCATCACCCTGTGCACAGGCCAGGGACAGATGGAGGCGTGGGTCGACGGCGACGGGCGTATCCACGATCGCAAGCCCGGCAAGTCCGAACCGAAGACCGATCATCCCTGCGCCTTTGCCGGGCTGATCGTACCGGCGCTCGATGCGGCGCCGATCGATACGCCCCTTCGCTTCGCCCGCGGCGACGGCGTCGTGCCGGCCTTTGCCCATGAGGTGGTGGCGATCGGCCACGGCCTCGCCGCACCGCCGCCGCCGCCCACCGGACCACCCGCCTTCCTCTGATCCGCCTGCGTGCGGGGCCGTCGCCCCGCGTCCGACGATCACGAGGTCCCGATCATGAGATTTTCCTGCCGCGCCCTGACGGGCGCTTCGCTGGGTGCATGTGCGCTAACCGCCCTGCCTGCCTACGCCGACGACGGCGCCGACGAGCAGCCGATCATCGTCACGGCCCAACAGACGCTCGACAGCGCAGCGGCGGAGATTCGCCGCCGCCCCGGCGGTGTCGATCTGGTTCCCGCCGGGGATTTCGCCAACCGCAGCGCGGTCTCGCTGCGCGACGCGCTCGCTTTCTCCCCCGGCGTCTACGCGCAGCCCCGCTTCGGGCAGGAGGTGCGGCTGTCGGTGCGCGGATCCGGCATCAGCCGCGGCTTCCACATGCGCGGGCTGACGCTGCTGCAGGATGGCGTGCCGATCAACCTCGCCGACAATAATGGCGACTTCCAGGAACTCGATCCCGCCGCATTCCAGCATATCGAGGTCTATCGCGGCGC
The window above is part of the Sphingomonas sanxanigenens DSM 19645 = NX02 genome. Proteins encoded here:
- the rpoZ gene encoding DNA-directed RNA polymerase subunit omega yields the protein MARVTVEDCVDKVPNRFDLVLFAAQRARQISGGADLTLDRDRDKNPVVALREIAEETVHPAELSDSVVSSLQRVQVDDDDTPDEVGSLSASAEALRLTAAAPPRNQNLGADYDG
- a CDS encoding DUF3667 domain-containing protein, whose protein sequence is MTGEIEAVGDLATGSLTACAVEQAHGHGEERHAAHSLCLNCGTTLLGPHCHNCGQAAHIHRSLGAIGHELAHGVFHFEGKIFRTLPLLAWRPGELTRRYIAGERARFVSPLALFLFSVFLMFAVISALGAGLHMPEIDAEAEARTETEFARQIATADAEIAANRAARAEADRTGKPVAPIDAQARQLRDVRAALITSRDRMTESGDALSLNIRTGWKKLDKGIAKASANPNLTLYKIQSSAYKFSWALIPISVPFLALLFLWRRGHHIYDHAIFVTYSLSFMTLLAIALTLVGSIAMRLGRATDLIELAAMVIPPIHIYRQLRGAYLLRRFSAIWRTVALTIFCLLAALIFVLLLLGMGLLG